CTGGTGTTCCACTGTAAAAAATACCATTATTATTTATGTTAGATATAAGTTTAGAGAGCTCTCGCTCTAAATCTCTATTTACACTCTTAAGTGCGCTTATATGACTCTTCTCTTCATCTACATTTCTTTTAAACAGGTTAGAAAATATGCTTGGCTTATAATTAACACCTTTAGTTAAAAGCTCTAATGAGTTTGTAGCATCACTTAAGGCATCTTGTAATGTTGCTAATGATTCATCCTTGTAAAACAAAAAGTTATGTTGCCCTATTCGCCGCTCTATTTCTTTATATATTTCTTCAAAAAGATATATATTAAGCAAAAAACTTTGCGTATAACATGGACTGTAGGCTTTAAGTATATAATCATAATTGGAATGTATGATTACTCTACTCTTATGAATCTTTACTTCTCTATAAGATATCTTCTCATCTGTATTTACTTTGAAATTGTATGTTATATAAGTAAAGTCAGGCCCCTCATCGCGAACGCTGTTATAGTCAAGATACATAAATCCAGTAGGAAGTTCTCGGTTCACGCTTAAGTGTAAATCTTCTAAAGCGTCAGCAGTTTTAACTAAAATGTATCCAACACCATTAAAACGGTAACTAATTAGGCACTGCAATAATGCTGTCTTTAACTCTATTTTTAAGGCTTCTAAAGCATCATTAATATTAATAACAGTATTAATACTATTTAAGGTGATTCCATTCTTAAGAGTATCTTCTGCTACATTTGAAATGTAGTTTCTAAAAAATATTGAATATTTATATAAGTCTTTTGCGTTTATATTGCTATTTAAAATCATGGCTTCTTTAACCTTTCACCATCAATTAAGCATATGGAGAAAATATAACGCAACAATTGACAAAAACTAATTATTTCTAACAAAATTTAAATAATTTTTGTAAAAAATGACTAAAAAAGATAATTTACAGAAGGTCAATTAAATAAAGGAATAGGTAAATAAATTTACTTTACTAATAATGACATTAATGCTAAGAATATTCCTATATTAAGGGTAATAAGAGTCCCAAACATCCAACCATGAAGTTTAAGTTTATTATCGAGTACATTGAATTTGGTATCAAGCTCCATCCTATTAATTTCCATATCTTTTCTAACATTGTCAATCTTATTGTCAAGTTCATTGAATTTAGTATCTATTTTATTGTCAAGATCTCTAATATCAGATTTTAAGGTTGTCTCAACCCTTTGAATCTCAGCTTGTAAGAGAGCTTCAACTTTTTCAAGCTTAAGGTTAAAGTTACTCTCAACGGTGTCTATTTTTTTATCGAGTTCATTAAATTTAGTATCTATTTTGGTATTAAGCTCATCCTTAACACTACTAATCCCATCTTCTAAGTGTTTTAACTTTATGTCAAAGTTTTCTTTTAAGAATTCAATGTCTTTATAAGTCAGCTCATTACGATAATACCTATAAGACAGGTCAATAGCAATATCTCTTTTAATACCGGCTTTAGTAAGTTCAGCTATAACCATTTGCTGAGTAATAACAGGCTGCGCAAGTCCCATAAAAAACTCCTTATGTAATTATTATATAATATTTTAAGTATTATAGGAACCTTATTTTAGTAAAATGTGCTCTGAGGGTACGCATACTTAGGGTCAATAACATATATGATGCTGATAGGCTATCTAATGAATCATCATCACTCTTACCATCTCCTTTGTACTTATAAATATCAGATATAGCTGATTTACTTGAATAATCCATAATACTAAGTTTAGATGTTGCAAATGGCTCTATTAATGTAGCAATTCTAGTAAATTTATTACTTATAGGTTTAATTGGAGCAATTTTAAACTTATGACTCATACCCGCCCTAAGTTTAAGAAACGTTTTAGTCACATTCCCATGCCCAGAAACGTTATCCCTATCTTCAACATATAGTTTGTGTACATTAAGATTTGTAAGTATAGTTTTAATTGTATTTAACATCTTAGGATCACCTACTGGTAACTTTTCTTGAAATATAAATGCATAATAACTTTGATCTACTCGCTCCAAAACACAAAGCGCTGTATTATCTCCTCCTATACTATATGCAGGATCTAAATACGCTATTGGGGATATAAATTCATGCTTACTTGTAAGATTAACATTGGTAAATATCGCATCACAGGACGAGACCCATTCTCCAAGTAGAACCCTTGCCTTATATGTTGGAATGTCCTTGTAAATCTCTTCTTGGGTTTTAATAAAATCTTTTGACATTAATTCATTATCATATGTTGTAAAGTTATATGTAGAGTAAATTTTTGTATTATCAATATAATCAAGCTTAAAGAAATGCTCCGGGCTGTCAGGATTGGTATCAAATATAATTGCCTGCATTCCTACTCTAAGCCTTTTTAAACATTCTATTAATGTTTCTTTATGCAGTGTAGTTGCTTCATTAACGTAAATAAGCGCTGAATTAGAACCTCTAAACCGCTCAAAATCACTTGCCCTATCACCACCATACAAATTAACTCTTAGTGAGTCTATTTCAAAATATGATGTATTAGAAAATTTTGGCCTAAAGGGTATTTTAAGCATACTAGCAATATCTTCTAACTCACTCATAACATTAACCTCTAATGATTTTTGTGAATTTCCTATTATAAAATTATTAGTATTTCTTTTATACACATTCCTATTTGTAAGCAACATTTTTAAGAATAGATAACATGCTAGAAATGTTTTACCGCTAGCAATCCCACCTGATAGGATAATTTTACTTTGCTTAT
The sequence above is a segment of the Borrelia puertoricensis genome. Coding sequences within it:
- a CDS encoding PBSX family phage terminase large subunit, with translation MDIYKLPIFKEMQREYKRDFGIDIMDFIKPKALEVDFKGFESKYLTKKQLKVVRNIEKNKQSKIILSGGIASGKTFLACYLFLKMLLTNRNVYKRNTNNFIIGNSQKSLEVNVMSELEDIASMLKIPFRPKFSNTSYFEIDSLRVNLYGGDRASDFERFRGSNSALIYVNEATTLHKETLIECLKRLRVGMQAIIFDTNPDSPEHFFKLDYIDNTKIYSTYNFTTYDNELMSKDFIKTQEEIYKDIPTYKARVLLGEWVSSCDAIFTNVNLTSKHEFISPIAYLDPAYSIGGDNTALCVLERVDQSYYAFIFQEKLPVGDPKMLNTIKTILTNLNVHKLYVEDRDNVSGHGNVTKTFLKLRAGMSHKFKIAPIKPISNKFTRIATLIEPFATSKLSIMDYSSKSAISDIYKYKGDGKSDDDSLDSLSASYMLLTLSMRTLRAHFTKIRFL
- the bdr gene encoding Bdr family repetitive protein, encoding MGLAQPVITQQMVIAELTKAGIKRDIAIDLSYRYYRNELTYKDIEFLKENFDIKLKHLEDGISSVKDELNTKIDTKFNELDKKIDTVESNFNLKLEKVEALLQAEIQRVETTLKSDIRDLDNKIDTKFNELDNKIDNVRKDMEINRMELDTKFNVLDNKLKLHGWMFGTLITLNIGIFLALMSLLVK
- a CDS encoding anti-CBASS protein Acb1 family protein, producing MILNSNINAKDLYKYSIFFRNYISNVAEDTLKNGITLNSINTVININDALEALKIELKTALLQCLISYRFNGVGYILVKTADALEDLHLSVNRELPTGFMYLDYNSVRDEGPDFTYITYNFKVNTDEKISYREVKIHKSRVIIHSNYDYILKAYSPCYTQSFLLNIYLFEEIYKEIERRIGQHNFLFYKDESLATLQDALSDATNSLELLTKGVNYKPSIFSNLFKRNVDEEKSHISALKSVNRDLERELSKLISNINNNGIFYSGTPDASLEVIKYDLTYLKEALALVKAKIGADTKEPLTRSFNEQTKGLGNDGKGDRSNYYDFLKSVQEELEISCNSKLVKHYHLDMRFNSLYVLTEEEKYESDMRLIELALKYKELELSKTLSTRELNVLKHKLFFYEG